Proteins encoded in a region of the Haloarcula sp. CBA1129 genome:
- a CDS encoding PaaI family thioesterase, translating into MSLQSMFNDIPFVKQLGMEITAVEDGYAAGELPLEDGHSSNPESIIAHGGVTYSLVDTVGGAAVVSQSGTVSPTVDMRIDYLAPATADLRTEAEVIRSGGSVSVVDAEVYDTDGHHIASARGTYKTDGDRGESPWTEGVDESDVGHFTDD; encoded by the coding sequence ATGAGTCTCCAATCAATGTTCAACGACATCCCGTTTGTCAAGCAGTTAGGGATGGAGATAACCGCCGTCGAAGACGGCTATGCGGCAGGCGAACTCCCGCTGGAGGATGGCCATTCCTCGAATCCCGAATCGATAATCGCACACGGCGGCGTCACGTACTCGCTCGTCGACACCGTCGGCGGAGCGGCCGTCGTCTCACAATCCGGCACCGTCTCGCCGACAGTCGACATGCGGATCGATTACCTCGCGCCGGCAACCGCCGATTTACGGACTGAGGCGGAGGTGATCCGGAGCGGCGGGAGCGTCTCCGTCGTCGACGCGGAGGTGTACGACACTGATGGCCATCACATCGCGAGCGCTCGTGGGACGTACAAAACTGACGGCGACCGCGGCGAGTCGCCGTGGACAGAAGGCGTCGACGAATCAGACGTCGGACATTTCACTGACGACTAG
- a CDS encoding cation:proton antiporter — MAGSSGLLIPLVAGIIGLGVLAQVLAARLRVPSIIFYLLVGVIIGQPGLGIIGDGTFGGALSAIVGLAVAIIVFEGAYHLRFDRLREAPAATFRLVTVGAAIALVGTAIAVKFAFNSAAVSWNLAFLIGALLVATGPTVITPILNVVPVRDRVAAALETEGIVNDVTAAIIAVVIFETVNPAASSEGLLRAFALRLGTGLLVGLIVAAVVYYLLQYVDLSPGDAPRNSRLLVLAGALIAYAGANTIATEAGVAAAATAGMALGNVDHPYEEDIEEFKGDITLLVLSFVFIALAAQLELESLIDVGLPGIIVVLAVALLIRPLLVFVSTVGDRFTTNEKLFVSFVGPRGIIPASVATLFAVELHNAAEEVSGAQAELLGTQADILLGTVFLVIFATALFEGGLARFIAEKLDVIPMRVIIVGGGQVGRALAARLEDRGENVVIIEQDEEIVERARNDGYAVEIGDGTDTDVLRSAGAENAKTVVAATGDDDANLLVSQLASSKFGVDRVIARANNPDNVEAFEDLGVRTISSAMATAWAIDNQIERPAIAHWMTDIGRSGDVQEVEVENPDLIGKSIREVGPMLPEACLIALVSGERHDHAEVPTADYVLEAGDMVTLLGRRESVRDGMQMVSGD; from the coding sequence GTGGCTGGTAGTTCGGGGCTACTGATTCCGCTCGTCGCCGGCATCATCGGACTTGGCGTCCTTGCACAGGTCCTCGCCGCACGCCTGCGCGTCCCCAGTATCATCTTTTATTTACTGGTGGGAGTCATCATCGGTCAGCCCGGACTGGGTATCATCGGTGATGGCACCTTCGGTGGGGCATTGTCGGCCATCGTCGGTTTAGCGGTCGCGATCATCGTTTTCGAGGGAGCCTATCACCTCCGATTCGACCGTCTGCGGGAGGCCCCGGCCGCGACGTTCCGGCTTGTTACCGTCGGCGCGGCTATCGCCCTCGTGGGCACCGCTATCGCCGTCAAGTTCGCGTTCAACTCCGCGGCTGTCTCTTGGAACCTCGCGTTCCTGATCGGTGCGCTGCTGGTCGCGACCGGGCCGACGGTCATCACGCCAATTCTCAATGTCGTCCCGGTCCGGGACCGCGTTGCCGCCGCGCTGGAGACGGAAGGGATCGTCAACGACGTGACCGCGGCTATCATCGCCGTCGTCATCTTCGAGACGGTCAACCCAGCGGCGTCGAGCGAGGGGCTGTTGCGGGCGTTCGCGCTTCGACTGGGGACTGGGCTGCTCGTCGGCCTCATCGTCGCCGCCGTAGTGTACTACCTCCTCCAGTACGTCGATCTCTCGCCCGGTGACGCACCGCGGAATTCCCGACTGCTCGTGCTCGCGGGGGCGCTCATCGCCTATGCGGGCGCGAACACGATAGCGACCGAAGCCGGCGTTGCCGCCGCCGCGACGGCGGGGATGGCGCTCGGTAACGTCGACCATCCCTACGAGGAGGACATCGAGGAGTTCAAAGGCGACATCACGCTGCTGGTGCTGTCGTTCGTGTTCATCGCACTGGCGGCGCAACTGGAACTCGAATCGCTCATCGACGTCGGACTGCCGGGCATCATCGTCGTTCTCGCGGTCGCCTTGCTCATCCGCCCGTTGCTTGTGTTCGTCTCGACCGTCGGCGACCGATTCACCACGAACGAGAAGCTGTTCGTCAGTTTCGTCGGGCCCCGCGGGATTATCCCGGCCTCTGTCGCCACGCTGTTTGCCGTCGAGCTCCACAACGCGGCCGAAGAGGTCTCCGGGGCACAGGCCGAGCTACTGGGGACGCAGGCGGATATCCTGCTTGGGACCGTCTTTCTGGTCATCTTTGCCACCGCCCTGTTTGAGGGCGGGCTGGCGCGGTTCATCGCGGAAAAACTGGATGTGATACCAATGCGAGTCATCATCGTCGGCGGCGGACAGGTGGGCCGAGCGCTCGCCGCGCGCCTCGAAGACCGGGGCGAGAACGTCGTCATCATCGAACAGGACGAAGAGATCGTCGAACGAGCCCGCAACGACGGCTACGCCGTCGAGATCGGTGACGGCACGGATACCGACGTGTTGCGGTCGGCCGGAGCCGAGAACGCAAAGACCGTCGTGGCGGCGACTGGCGACGACGACGCGAACCTGCTCGTCTCGCAACTGGCGAGCTCGAAGTTCGGCGTCGATCGCGTCATCGCCCGCGCGAACAACCCGGACAACGTCGAGGCCTTCGAGGACCTCGGTGTCCGGACCATCTCCTCGGCGATGGCGACGGCTTGGGCTATCGACAACCAGATAGAGCGCCCGGCCATCGCCCACTGGATGACCGACATCGGCCGGAGCGGGGACGTACAGGAGGTCGAGGTCGAGAACCCGGACCTCATCGGCAAATCGATACGCGAGGTCGGGCCGATGCTGCCCGAGGCCTGCCTCATCGCGCTGGTCAGCGGCGAGCGCCACGATCACGCGGAGGTGCCGACCGCTGACTACGTCCTCGAAGCGGGTGACATGGTGACGCTGCTGGGCCGTCGAGAGTCCGTGCGCGACGGGATGCAGATGGTCAGTGGCGACTAG
- a CDS encoding mechanosensitive ion channel family protein produces MRRTGYLSLLCALVLYAGSRFVRRFGFDERVLGVELEPLTLLGLTLASLVLAFYGSYTVCRTYLVTHTQNKRRQHDVRNVLRLTFGIVGMIAVFGVVTREWVSVLFSLGVLGFAVTFALQQPLFSLIGWLYIVTKRPYQVGDRIAIEEMRGDVVAVDFFVTEVWEIDGDLVSSNQPSGRIVTVPNSTVLSSRVVNFYGEGVQYVWNELSIQVAYETDLQFASEVMVDVATDHLGDEMAEQVREYRTRLAETPVELDVNERPTVNITQQESWVELRLRYLVHPRRGTRMRNALYADILEQFNEHPERVKFPVSRNR; encoded by the coding sequence ATGCGCCGAACTGGCTACCTGTCGCTGCTCTGTGCGCTCGTCCTGTACGCGGGGTCGCGGTTCGTTCGCCGGTTCGGCTTCGACGAGCGGGTACTCGGGGTCGAACTCGAACCGCTCACGCTGCTGGGCCTGACGCTGGCGTCGCTCGTACTTGCGTTCTACGGGAGCTACACCGTCTGTCGGACGTATCTCGTCACCCATACCCAGAACAAACGTCGCCAGCACGACGTACGGAACGTCCTCCGACTGACCTTCGGTATCGTCGGGATGATCGCGGTGTTCGGCGTCGTCACCCGAGAGTGGGTGAGCGTGCTGTTCTCTCTGGGCGTGCTCGGCTTCGCGGTCACGTTCGCGCTCCAGCAGCCGCTGTTCTCGCTCATCGGCTGGCTGTACATCGTGACGAAGCGGCCCTATCAGGTGGGCGACCGCATCGCTATCGAGGAGATGCGCGGCGACGTCGTCGCGGTCGATTTCTTCGTGACGGAGGTGTGGGAAATCGACGGCGACCTCGTCTCATCGAACCAGCCGTCGGGCCGCATCGTGACCGTGCCAAATAGCACCGTGCTGTCCTCCCGTGTCGTCAACTTCTACGGCGAGGGCGTCCAGTACGTCTGGAACGAACTCTCGATACAGGTCGCCTACGAGACCGATCTGCAGTTTGCGTCGGAGGTGATGGTCGACGTGGCGACCGACCACCTCGGCGACGAGATGGCCGAACAGGTCCGCGAGTACCGCACCCGCCTCGCGGAGACGCCGGTCGAACTCGACGTGAACGAACGGCCCACGGTCAACATCACACAGCAGGAGTCGTGGGTGGAGCTCCGCCTCCGATATCTCGTCCATCCCCGGCGGGGCACCCGGATGCGAAACGCGCTGTATGCCGACATCCTCGAACAGTTCAACGAACACCCCGAGCGGGTGAAGTTCCCGGTGAGCCGGAACCGGTGA